The Miscanthus floridulus cultivar M001 chromosome 7, ASM1932011v1, whole genome shotgun sequence genome includes a region encoding these proteins:
- the LOC136467089 gene encoding glucan endo-1,3-beta-glucosidase 14-like, whose amino-acid sequence MATAGRPSRTALSLPAPSCNLAAACCFVLLVVPILLTDQQVAVAESLSIGVNYGQIASNLPSPEQVSWLLRSMRISKVKLYDADPNVLRAFLGTGVEFVVGIGNEYVPAMVSPAAAQAWLQQHVVPYLRAGARITCVTVGNEVFKQGGSNDTVLQAAVLPAMQSVHRALGALGLQGRVNVTTAHSLDIMGVSFPPSAGAFHPAALAHLQPFLGFLSSTRAPFLINCYPYFAYKDDPARVPLDYVLFRPNAAGVVDARTGLRYDNMLYAQVDAVYAAIQGLGYTDVEVKVSETGWPSRGDADEPGATPEYAGTYIRNLLQRIEMKQGTPLRPATPVNVYVFALFNENLKPGPASERNYGLFYPDGTPVYNVGLHGYLPPMLVSSSTAARQVIRLFAPVAIASVAFVLS is encoded by the exons ATGGCAACAGCCGGGAGGCCGTCAAGAACTGCGCTGTCGCTGCCAGCTCCGTCCTGCAACCTCGCCGCCGCCTGCTGCTTCGTCCTGCTTGTCGTCCCCATCCTCCTCAcgg ATCAGCAAGTGGCGGTGGCCGAGTCCCTGTCGATCGGCGTCAACTACGGGCAGATCGCCAGCAACCTGCCGTCGCCGGAGCAGGTGTCGTGGCTGCTCCGGTCGATGCGGATCAGCAAGGTGAAGCTGTACGACGCGGACCCCAACGTGCTGCGCGCGTTCCTGGGCACGGGCGTGGAGTTCGTGGTGGGCATCGGCAACGAGTACGTCCCGGCGATGGTGAGCCCCGCGGCGGCGCAGGCGTGGCTGCAGCAGCACGTGGTGCCGTACCTCCGCGCGGGGGCGCGCATCACCTGCGTCACCGTGGGCAACGAGGTGTTCAAGCAGGGCGGCAGCAACGACACGGTCCTCCAGGCGGCGGTGCTCCCCGCCATGCAGTCCGTGCACAGGGCGTTGGGCGCGCTGGGGCTCCAGGGCCGCGTCAACGTCACCACGGCGCACTCGCTGGACATCATGGGCGTCTCCTTCCCTCCTTCCGCCGGCGCGTTCCACCCGGCCGCGCTGGCGCACCTGCAGCCGTTCCTGGGCTTCCTGTCCTCGACGCGGGCGCCGTTCCTCATCAACTGCTACCCGTACTTCGCGTACAAGGACGACCCGGCGCGGGTGCCGCTGGACTACGTGCTCTTCCGGCCCAACGCCGCCGGCGTCGTCGACGCCCGCACGGGGCTCCGCTACGACAACATGCTGTACGCGCAGGTGGACGCCGTGTACGCGGCCATCCAGGGGCTCGGGTACACGGACGTCGAGGTCAAGGTGTCCGAGACCGGGTGGCCGTCGCGGGGCGACGCCGACGAGCCAGGCGCCACGCCCGAGTACGCGGGGACCTACATCCGCAACCTGCTGCAGCGGATCGAGATGAAGCAGGGCACGCCGCTGCGCCCGGCCACGCCCGTCAACGTCTACGTGTTCGCGCTCTTCAACGAGAACCTCAAGCCCGGACCGGCGTCGGAGAGGAACTACGGCCTCTTCTACCCCGACGGCACGCCGGTGTACAACGTCGGCCTGCACGGCTACCTCCCGCCGATGCTGGTGTCGTCGTCGACGGCAGCACGACAG